Genomic segment of Arthrobacter antioxidans:
GGGCCTGGTGGCCGGCGCGTCCCTCGTGATCTCCGCGGATACGGGGGCCGCCCACCTCGCCTCCGCCTACGCGCGGCCGTCCGTGGTGCTGTTCGGACCCGCGCCTCCCTCGGAGTGGGGACCGCCGCCCGGACCCCACACCGTCCTGACGGACGAGTCGGTGCGGGTGGGCGAGACGTTCTCCGCCACGCCCGATCCGGCCCTGCTGGCCGTCACGGTCGACCAGGTGCTGGCCGCAGCGGCAGGCCACGGGATCTCCTAGGCGGTACCGGACCGCGCAGTCTGCCGTTCCCCGGCGGCGGGTGCGCCGAGGAGCCTCTTCTGCAGTTTCACGAGGATGCGCGCCAGCGCCCTCGAGACCTGCATCTGGGACATGCCGAGCTCGTCCCCGATGCCCTGCTGGGTCTGCTCCATGAAGTACCGGCGGTAGAGGAGCTCCTTCTCGCTGCCGCACAGTTCGTTGACCGCACCGCGCAGGGAGATCATGTCGTCGCTGCGCTCCGTGCCGTTCGAATCGCCCGCCAGGGTGTCGGCCCAGGTGCGCCCCTCGACGGGCGCGTCGAGCGACACCGGCCTGAGGCTCGTGGAACACGCCTGTGCTTCGAGGACCTTGCCCTCCGGCCGGCCGAGCTCGAGGCCAAGCTCGCGGGCGGTGGCCTCGCGGCCGAGCCGCTGGGCCAGGGCAGGAGCCGTGCGGGCGATCTCCGTGCGGAGGTCCTGCACCTCCCGCGGAGGCCGGACCACCCAGCAGGAGTCACGCAGGTAGCGCTTGATCTCACCACTGATCGTGGGGACCGCGAACGAGGCGAACGGGATGCCGCGCGTCGGGTCGAAGCGCTGCACGGCCTTGATCAGTCCCAGGTAGGCGACCTGGCGGATGTCCGCTGCCTCAGGGCCGGCGACGGCGAAGGACCGCGCAACCGATTCGGCGACGTCCAGGTGCCGCAGGGCGATGTCGTCCTGCAGGGCGGCCTTCAGCGGACCATCCTGACGGACGCGGCCGGTGTGTCCGTCCACCGCGACATGGGCAGGGCTGCTCGGACGCGCCAGGCCGATCGGCTGGGCTTCGGCGGTGGTCTGCATGCTGTTCTCCGATGGGCGCTCGACACTGACGTGTCCCAACACAACATCAGCACGCTTAGTATGCAAGGGGGCTGGGCCGGAAAGGTCCGAACGGGTGAGGGCCTTCCCTTTTCCACCCTGTGGATGTAGGGCACGCCATCTCCGTGGGCCGGGCCGTCGTTCCCTCAACCCGCTGTGTGCCATTGCAGCGACGGGTTCGTGCTGGCAGTATCACTGCCGTATCCCTGCACGCGAGCGGATCGAGGAGCAGTTCATGAACTGGACACTGGAAGTCGTGGTCGTGCCGGTGGCCGACATCGATCGCGCCAAGGCCTTCTATTCCGACCGGCTGGGCTTCGTGGTCGACCACGACATCACCGTGGGCCCCGGCAACCGGCTGGTCCAGCTCACGCCGCCGGGCTCCGGTTGCTCGATCGTGATCGGCGAGGGCGTCGTGCCGAGCATGCCTCCGGGCTCTCTCCAGGGGCTCCAGCTGGTCGTTCCGGATGTGCTCCAGGCGCACGCGCAGCTCGTCGAGCGCGGCGTCGAGGTCGGCGATATCCAGGTGATGGGCGGTGACCCGGATGCGGTGCGGCAGGGCGGGACGGCGCTCGACAACGTCGGGTTCGTGTTCTTCAGCGACCCGGACGGCAACGGCTGGGCGGTGCAGCAGATCTCCGCCCGGGCCTGACGTCCTGGTCCGGGGGTCGGCGGATGGTCCGATGCCGACGACGACGACGTGCAGCGGTGGAGTTGTGACCGCCCCCTACGGCACGTCCGAGGGGCTGGTACCGGGCACGGTGCGCTTCACCAGCAGGCGCCCGGCGTCAGACGCCGCTCCCGCAGGGCCGGGTCGAGCCGCTCCGCCTGCTCCCGGACCTGCCTGAGGTTCTGATGCCGGCGGTGGTCCAGCCGAGTCGTGTTTTCCAGCCAGCCGCCGGTATCGGGGAAGTCGATGACCTCCTCGGTGGTTGCGAAGTACTCGAGGCGGGCCTCGTCGCCGAGGTGGTCCTCCTCCTTCCACGAGAGCGGCCGCGCGGTGTAGCCCAGCTCGATGCGATGCTTCCGCAGAGCCTCGATCCATGTGTCGACCGCGGGGTCCTCGTGGGAGGCGAAGGGCACGCTGCTGATCCGGCGGCGCCCGTCCTGGTCGAAGAGGACATGCAGGATCGGCGCTGTCTCGGTCGACGTCCCGCCACCGTTCCCGGTCAGGATCACGCGGCGAAGGATCCGGCAGGAGACGATCACCGAGACCACCTCCTGCATCGGGATCATCCGGCGCACCGGGTCCTCGGCGCCCATGGTGTTCCACTCCGTCGTCCCGATCCAGCCCTCGCGCAGGACGAAGCTCGAGCGGTGGCATGCCCGCCAGGCGATCGTCCGGGCCGCGGCCACGGTCCTGACCAGGAGCAGGATTCCGGTCGCGACGAAGATCAGGGTCACCAGGAGCCAGGGATTCCAGAATGTCACCATCGGTGCGACGGGTACCCCGATGGAGGTTGCGCCGATGGCCGCGACGAGGAGCAGGGCAAGGACCAGGGCCCGGTCCATGACGCCCACAGCCGGTGGACGGTCCGGCGTGGCCGCTCAGGTGACCCTGTTGACGTCGTCGGCGTCCCAGGTGAGGTCCGTCGTTTCTCCGACTCTGACTGCTTCGACGGCCGGGTGGGCCATCAACTCGTTGATGAGGCCGTAGGTACCGCCGATGAGCGTCGAGTCGACGTCGATCTCGGAGGCGATCGCCCACGCCTGATCGGACGGCCAGATCAGTTGCGGCATGGGCCCGGGCAGTCGGTCGGTCCACCCCATGCCGGCCGCCAGCGGCCATGCCCGGTCCGTCAGCTCCGGGGCACCGGTGGCCAGCAGGACGTAGCGGCGCCCGGGCAGTTCGAGGAACGGCCCCTGCTTCAGCAGTCTCGACAGGGCGCGGTCCACCGTTGGGCGCTGCGGCTGAACGGAGCGCGTGTCCTCGTCCTCGGCGTCGCCCTCCGGCGCGAACGCCTCGAACCAGACGGTTCCCGAATCGATCGCCCATCCCTCCCACAGGGCGGCGGTGACGTCCTCGGGCGTGCTGGTGTGCCCGCCGGCGATCGTCATGACGTGGGCCAGGAGACCGGGATCGAGGTGACCCAGCGGAGGCGGGGCGGCGCTCCTGCCTCCCGGGAGCGGTATCGGGTCGTATTGGTGGCCTGCCACCCGGATCCACTGGACCTGGGGATGGATGACGGTCCCCGTGTGGGCCGCGATCCGCGCCCAGGTCCATGCTTCCTCGGAGTAGTCCTCCCGGGGATCACCGTGGCCCATGGCGTCGTACCGGGTGACCGTGGAGGGATGCAGGACCCGGGCGTAGGCCTCGAAGCCCGTCGGGACGATACTGCCCACCGATCCCGGTGGCCCGTTCAGCCGGGACCTG
This window contains:
- a CDS encoding sigma-70 family RNA polymerase sigma factor; this encodes MQTTAEAQPIGLARPSSPAHVAVDGHTGRVRQDGPLKAALQDDIALRHLDVAESVARSFAVAGPEAADIRQVAYLGLIKAVQRFDPTRGIPFASFAVPTISGEIKRYLRDSCWVVRPPREVQDLRTEIARTAPALAQRLGREATARELGLELGRPEGKVLEAQACSTSLRPVSLDAPVEGRTWADTLAGDSNGTERSDDMISLRGAVNELCGSEKELLYRRYFMEQTQQGIGDELGMSQMQVSRALARILVKLQKRLLGAPAAGERQTARSGTA
- a CDS encoding VOC family protein, with the protein product MNWTLEVVVVPVADIDRAKAFYSDRLGFVVDHDITVGPGNRLVQLTPPGSGCSIVIGEGVVPSMPPGSLQGLQLVVPDVLQAHAQLVERGVEVGDIQVMGGDPDAVRQGGTALDNVGFVFFSDPDGNGWAVQQISARA